Proteins from a genomic interval of Oncorhynchus mykiss isolate Arlee chromosome 21, USDA_OmykA_1.1, whole genome shotgun sequence:
- the LOC110490642 gene encoding zinc finger protein 540 isoform X3: MDACGLSKDVNDPVLSLSSLHLLVPPLRLLSAAMWQVAQQRDLVLELCRGPADPQTIQPYLDSMPTATPGCTGYRDAEVEASESNFVVLVQSLLKDPIERECFFQEVFPEQYGRHYDTAVQTLTWEFLSRLEQLFPVPDLKQTATWLSSAPSVLEECMQSTPENLNLILQHHNSFGHLKEPSALSSSMGDSILSSLSTPKMVVTTEPTTFVIRSESSHNSTDVLGPMSLEDTDAVVVTVYTEVEVGTEVEEEIVETMNEEYVPSNASPLREEVVELKAEDMNLEMTVVEEYGYVGEEMSAAEEEMDTVSVPVEQADEAVNISEDIGTGTETVAVKKDVQDEVVADQDGQSETVIVCGNQEGKDTSQVVNFQTQQPATSNVRRSTRLQSKTPRTWRRKKNTENKNNGEASSMVHVNSPRGREAGGSDKVTPFTCPKCAYHSVEEKSLHLHMQSIHTEEYNKPNVSGKNRAAVSPCPDNTGQIFTSIKPLLSSKTLITENSENQTGNAGIPTKAKGYHKSHTCATCGRLFTRSSDVRRHQLTHTGERPFHCSQCDRTFQHSWDLTKHEKKHGGTSISFPCQQCGSSFANLRSLTAHHRSSHLGESDLPHLCSICGKSFPSSSELLEHRKSHGTSLQYICQQCGESFHSLLARSQHRQTHLVKRQFKCPHCDKSYTRKADVKRHMFSHSGERPHQCNQCGRCFSFLFLLKKHQIVHTGERPFQCSYCPKRFTLISILSRHERMHTGERPFLCSQCGKSFLSQGELSKHHRSHTDERPYACNQCDKRFKSKKSQQEHIISHTGVRPYPCSYCGKGFTKPYALTRHHLIHTGERPFPCVHCGKTFLTPAEVQLHIRIHTGERPYPCPDCQLKFRSSSDLARHKRFHTGVQTFVCNQCMKNFPTSSKLKKHMENHSGSEAGQSSDFGENSNQA; the protein is encoded by the exons ATGGATGCATGTGGACTATCTAAAGACGTCAATG ATCCAGTTCTCAGTCTTTCTTCTCTGCACCTCCTGGTTCCACCCTTGAGGCTCCTGTCTGCTGCCATGTGGCAGGTGGCTCAGCAAAGAGAT TTGGTTCTGGAGCTGTGCCGAGGCCCTGCCGACCCTCAAACCATCCAACCTTACCTGGACAGCATGCCCACTGCTACTCCAGGATGCACAGGA TACAGAGACGCAGAGGTGGAAGCATCTGAATCAAATTTTGTGGTGCTTGTCCAATCACTGCTGAAGGACCCAATCGAGAGGGAGTGCTTCTTTCAG GAGGTGTTCCCGGAACAATATGGCCGACATTATGACACAGCGGTACAGACGTTAACATGGGAGTTCCTCTCCAGACTGGAACAACTGTTTCCAGTACCAGACCTCAAGCAG ACCGCGACATGGCTCAGCTCTGCCCCTTCAGTCCTGGAGGAGTGTATGCAGTCTACCCCAGAGAATCTGAACCTCATTCTCCAGCACCATAACAGTTTTGGACATTTAAAAGAACCTT ctgctctctcctcctccatgggCGAcagcatcctctcctctctgtccacccctaaAATGGTGGTCACCACTGAGCCGACCACTTTTGTCATCCGGTCAGAGTCGTCACATAACTCGACAGACGTGCTGGGCCCCATGTCTTTAGAGGACACTGATGCGGTAGTAGTAACAGTTTACACTGAAGTGGAGGTTGGAACAGAGGTGGAAGAAGAGATTGTAGAGACAATGAACGAGGAATACGTACCGTCAAACGCCTCTCCACTGCGGGAGGAGGTGGTTGAACTTAAAGCTGAGGATATGAATCTGGAGATGACAGTCGTTGAAGAATATGGCTACGTGGGGGAGGAGATGAGTGCAGCCGAGGAAGAGATGGACACAGTGAGTGTTCCGGTGGAGCAAGCAGATGAAGCCGTTAATATCAGTGAAGACATTGGAACTGGGACAGAGACTGTAGCAGTCAAAAAAGATGTCCAAGATGAGGTGGTGGCAGATCAGGACGGCCAATCGGAGACTGTGATTGTATGTGGGAACCAGGAAGGGAAGGACACGTCCCAAGTGGTCAACTTTCAAACCCAACAACCTGCGACGTCAAATGTGAGGCGGTCTACACGGCTGCAGTCGAAGACGCCAAGAACTTGGAGGAGGAAAAAGAACACTGAGAACAA GAACAACGGTGAGGCCTCAAGCATGGTTCATGTCAACTCACCCAGGGGAAGAGAAGCCG GTGGATCTGACAAGGTGACCCCCTTTACCTGCCCGAAGTGTGCCTACCACAGTGTGGAGGAAAAGAGCCTTCACCTCCACATGCAAAGCATTCACACAGAGGAGTACAACAAGCCCAATGTGTCTGGGAAAAACAGAGCAGCGGTTTCACCATGTCCTGACAACACTGGCCAGATATTCACATCAATCAAACCTCTCCTTTCTTCAAAAACTTTAATAACCGAAAACTCTGAGAATCAAACCGGTAATGCTGGGATTCCCACGAAAGCAAAAGGCTACCATAAGTCCCACACATGCGCCACGTGCGGTAGGCTCTTCACTCGCTCCTCCGATGTGAGGAGACACCAGCTCACCCACACGGGTGAGAGACCTTTCCACTGCTCTCAATGCGACAGGACCTTCCAGCATTCGTGGGACCTGACCAAGCATGAGAAGAAACATGGTGGGACATCCATCTCTTTCCCCTGCCAGCAGTGCGGGAGCTCCTTTGCCAACCTCCGCTCTCTGACAGCCCACCACAGAAGTTCCCACCTGGGCGAGAGCGACCTGCCCCACCTCTGCTCTATCTGTGGCAAGagcttcccctcctcctctgagTTGCTGGAGCACAGGAAGAGCCACGGGACCAGCCTCCAGTACATCTGCCAGCAGTGTGGAGAAAGCTTCCACTCCCTGCTGGCTCGCTCCCAACACCGGCAGACCCACCTGGTCAAGCGGCAGTTCAAATGCCCGCACTGCGACAAGAGCTATACGCGCAAAGCTGATGTGAAGAGGCACATGTTCTCCCACAGCGGCGAGCGACCGCACCAGTGCAACCAGTGTGGGAGATGCTTTTCCTTCCTCTTCCTGCTCAAGAAACACCAAATAGTTCACACGGGCGAGAGGCCTTTCCAGTGCTCCTACTGTCCCAAGAGGTTCACATTGATATCCATCCTGAGCAGACATGAGAGAATGCACACCGGGGAGAGACCCTTCCTctgctctcagtgtgggaagagctttctGTCCCAGGGGGAGCTGTCCAAGCACCACCGCTCCCACACTGATGAGAGACCGTACGCTTGCAATCAGTGTGACAAGAGGTTTAAGAGCAAAAAATCCCAACAGGAACATATCATCTCCCACACCGGCGTGCGCCCTTACCCTTGCTCTTACTGTGGGAAAGGATTCACCAAACCATACGCTCTGACCAGGCACCATCTCATACACACAGGGGAAAGACCATTCCCCTGCGTCCACTGTGGGAAGACATTTCTCACCCCCGCAGAGGTACAACTACACATCCGCATTCACACCGGGGAACGCCCTTACCCCTGCCCTGATTGTCAGCTGAAGTTTAGGAGTTCGTCAGACTTGGCACGACACAAACGCTTTCATACAGGGGTGCAGACATTTGTCTGTAACCAGTGTATGAAAAACTTTCCCACCTCGTCCAAACTGAAGAAACACATGGAGAACCACTCGGGGTCAGAGGCAGGCCAGAGCTCAGACTTTGGAGAAAATTCCAACCAAGCGTGA
- the LOC110490642 gene encoding zinc finger protein 540 isoform X2 — translation MDACGLSKDVNDPVLSLSSLHLLVPPLRLLSAAMWQVAQQRDVRHYEKLEEFVTLVTEAIPELLSHRHRAQLILGLRARLVLELCRGPADPQTIQPYLDSMPTATPGCTGYRDAEVEASESNFVVLVQSLLKDPIERECFFQEVFPEQYGRHYDTAVQTLTWEFLSRLEQLFPVPDLKQTATWLSSAPSVLEECMQSTPENLNLILQHHNSFGHLKEPSALSSSMGDSILSSLSTPKMVVTTEPTTFVIRSESSHNSTDVLGPMSLEDTDAVVVTVYTEVEVGTEVEEEIVETMNEEYVPSNASPLREEVVELKAEDMNLEMTVVEEYGYVGEEMSAAEEEMDTVSVPVEQADEAVNISEDIGTGTETVAVKKDVQDEVVADQDGQSETVIVCGNQEGKDTSQVVNFQTQQPATSNVRRSTRLQSKTPRTWRRKKNTENKNNGGSDKVTPFTCPKCAYHSVEEKSLHLHMQSIHTEEYNKPNVSGKNRAAVSPCPDNTGQIFTSIKPLLSSKTLITENSENQTGNAGIPTKAKGYHKSHTCATCGRLFTRSSDVRRHQLTHTGERPFHCSQCDRTFQHSWDLTKHEKKHGGTSISFPCQQCGSSFANLRSLTAHHRSSHLGESDLPHLCSICGKSFPSSSELLEHRKSHGTSLQYICQQCGESFHSLLARSQHRQTHLVKRQFKCPHCDKSYTRKADVKRHMFSHSGERPHQCNQCGRCFSFLFLLKKHQIVHTGERPFQCSYCPKRFTLISILSRHERMHTGERPFLCSQCGKSFLSQGELSKHHRSHTDERPYACNQCDKRFKSKKSQQEHIISHTGVRPYPCSYCGKGFTKPYALTRHHLIHTGERPFPCVHCGKTFLTPAEVQLHIRIHTGERPYPCPDCQLKFRSSSDLARHKRFHTGVQTFVCNQCMKNFPTSSKLKKHMENHSGSEAGQSSDFGENSNQA, via the exons ATGGATGCATGTGGACTATCTAAAGACGTCAATG ATCCAGTTCTCAGTCTTTCTTCTCTGCACCTCCTGGTTCCACCCTTGAGGCTCCTGTCTGCTGCCATGTGGCAGGTGGCTCAGCAAAGAGATGTGAGGCACTATGAGAAGTTGGAGGAGTTTGTGACTCTGGTGACAGAGGCCATTCCAGAGCTGCTGAGCCACAGACATAGAGCTCAGCTCATTCTAGGTCTGAGAGCACGG TTGGTTCTGGAGCTGTGCCGAGGCCCTGCCGACCCTCAAACCATCCAACCTTACCTGGACAGCATGCCCACTGCTACTCCAGGATGCACAGGA TACAGAGACGCAGAGGTGGAAGCATCTGAATCAAATTTTGTGGTGCTTGTCCAATCACTGCTGAAGGACCCAATCGAGAGGGAGTGCTTCTTTCAG GAGGTGTTCCCGGAACAATATGGCCGACATTATGACACAGCGGTACAGACGTTAACATGGGAGTTCCTCTCCAGACTGGAACAACTGTTTCCAGTACCAGACCTCAAGCAG ACCGCGACATGGCTCAGCTCTGCCCCTTCAGTCCTGGAGGAGTGTATGCAGTCTACCCCAGAGAATCTGAACCTCATTCTCCAGCACCATAACAGTTTTGGACATTTAAAAGAACCTT ctgctctctcctcctccatgggCGAcagcatcctctcctctctgtccacccctaaAATGGTGGTCACCACTGAGCCGACCACTTTTGTCATCCGGTCAGAGTCGTCACATAACTCGACAGACGTGCTGGGCCCCATGTCTTTAGAGGACACTGATGCGGTAGTAGTAACAGTTTACACTGAAGTGGAGGTTGGAACAGAGGTGGAAGAAGAGATTGTAGAGACAATGAACGAGGAATACGTACCGTCAAACGCCTCTCCACTGCGGGAGGAGGTGGTTGAACTTAAAGCTGAGGATATGAATCTGGAGATGACAGTCGTTGAAGAATATGGCTACGTGGGGGAGGAGATGAGTGCAGCCGAGGAAGAGATGGACACAGTGAGTGTTCCGGTGGAGCAAGCAGATGAAGCCGTTAATATCAGTGAAGACATTGGAACTGGGACAGAGACTGTAGCAGTCAAAAAAGATGTCCAAGATGAGGTGGTGGCAGATCAGGACGGCCAATCGGAGACTGTGATTGTATGTGGGAACCAGGAAGGGAAGGACACGTCCCAAGTGGTCAACTTTCAAACCCAACAACCTGCGACGTCAAATGTGAGGCGGTCTACACGGCTGCAGTCGAAGACGCCAAGAACTTGGAGGAGGAAAAAGAACACTGAGAACAA GAACAACG GTGGATCTGACAAGGTGACCCCCTTTACCTGCCCGAAGTGTGCCTACCACAGTGTGGAGGAAAAGAGCCTTCACCTCCACATGCAAAGCATTCACACAGAGGAGTACAACAAGCCCAATGTGTCTGGGAAAAACAGAGCAGCGGTTTCACCATGTCCTGACAACACTGGCCAGATATTCACATCAATCAAACCTCTCCTTTCTTCAAAAACTTTAATAACCGAAAACTCTGAGAATCAAACCGGTAATGCTGGGATTCCCACGAAAGCAAAAGGCTACCATAAGTCCCACACATGCGCCACGTGCGGTAGGCTCTTCACTCGCTCCTCCGATGTGAGGAGACACCAGCTCACCCACACGGGTGAGAGACCTTTCCACTGCTCTCAATGCGACAGGACCTTCCAGCATTCGTGGGACCTGACCAAGCATGAGAAGAAACATGGTGGGACATCCATCTCTTTCCCCTGCCAGCAGTGCGGGAGCTCCTTTGCCAACCTCCGCTCTCTGACAGCCCACCACAGAAGTTCCCACCTGGGCGAGAGCGACCTGCCCCACCTCTGCTCTATCTGTGGCAAGagcttcccctcctcctctgagTTGCTGGAGCACAGGAAGAGCCACGGGACCAGCCTCCAGTACATCTGCCAGCAGTGTGGAGAAAGCTTCCACTCCCTGCTGGCTCGCTCCCAACACCGGCAGACCCACCTGGTCAAGCGGCAGTTCAAATGCCCGCACTGCGACAAGAGCTATACGCGCAAAGCTGATGTGAAGAGGCACATGTTCTCCCACAGCGGCGAGCGACCGCACCAGTGCAACCAGTGTGGGAGATGCTTTTCCTTCCTCTTCCTGCTCAAGAAACACCAAATAGTTCACACGGGCGAGAGGCCTTTCCAGTGCTCCTACTGTCCCAAGAGGTTCACATTGATATCCATCCTGAGCAGACATGAGAGAATGCACACCGGGGAGAGACCCTTCCTctgctctcagtgtgggaagagctttctGTCCCAGGGGGAGCTGTCCAAGCACCACCGCTCCCACACTGATGAGAGACCGTACGCTTGCAATCAGTGTGACAAGAGGTTTAAGAGCAAAAAATCCCAACAGGAACATATCATCTCCCACACCGGCGTGCGCCCTTACCCTTGCTCTTACTGTGGGAAAGGATTCACCAAACCATACGCTCTGACCAGGCACCATCTCATACACACAGGGGAAAGACCATTCCCCTGCGTCCACTGTGGGAAGACATTTCTCACCCCCGCAGAGGTACAACTACACATCCGCATTCACACCGGGGAACGCCCTTACCCCTGCCCTGATTGTCAGCTGAAGTTTAGGAGTTCGTCAGACTTGGCACGACACAAACGCTTTCATACAGGGGTGCAGACATTTGTCTGTAACCAGTGTATGAAAAACTTTCCCACCTCGTCCAAACTGAAGAAACACATGGAGAACCACTCGGGGTCAGAGGCAGGCCAGAGCTCAGACTTTGGAGAAAATTCCAACCAAGCGTGA
- the LOC110490642 gene encoding zinc finger protein 540 isoform X1 encodes MDACGLSKDVNDPVLSLSSLHLLVPPLRLLSAAMWQVAQQRDVRHYEKLEEFVTLVTEAIPELLSHRHRAQLILGLRARLVLELCRGPADPQTIQPYLDSMPTATPGCTGYRDAEVEASESNFVVLVQSLLKDPIERECFFQEVFPEQYGRHYDTAVQTLTWEFLSRLEQLFPVPDLKQTATWLSSAPSVLEECMQSTPENLNLILQHHNSFGHLKEPSALSSSMGDSILSSLSTPKMVVTTEPTTFVIRSESSHNSTDVLGPMSLEDTDAVVVTVYTEVEVGTEVEEEIVETMNEEYVPSNASPLREEVVELKAEDMNLEMTVVEEYGYVGEEMSAAEEEMDTVSVPVEQADEAVNISEDIGTGTETVAVKKDVQDEVVADQDGQSETVIVCGNQEGKDTSQVVNFQTQQPATSNVRRSTRLQSKTPRTWRRKKNTENKNNGEASSMVHVNSPRGREAGGSDKVTPFTCPKCAYHSVEEKSLHLHMQSIHTEEYNKPNVSGKNRAAVSPCPDNTGQIFTSIKPLLSSKTLITENSENQTGNAGIPTKAKGYHKSHTCATCGRLFTRSSDVRRHQLTHTGERPFHCSQCDRTFQHSWDLTKHEKKHGGTSISFPCQQCGSSFANLRSLTAHHRSSHLGESDLPHLCSICGKSFPSSSELLEHRKSHGTSLQYICQQCGESFHSLLARSQHRQTHLVKRQFKCPHCDKSYTRKADVKRHMFSHSGERPHQCNQCGRCFSFLFLLKKHQIVHTGERPFQCSYCPKRFTLISILSRHERMHTGERPFLCSQCGKSFLSQGELSKHHRSHTDERPYACNQCDKRFKSKKSQQEHIISHTGVRPYPCSYCGKGFTKPYALTRHHLIHTGERPFPCVHCGKTFLTPAEVQLHIRIHTGERPYPCPDCQLKFRSSSDLARHKRFHTGVQTFVCNQCMKNFPTSSKLKKHMENHSGSEAGQSSDFGENSNQA; translated from the exons ATGGATGCATGTGGACTATCTAAAGACGTCAATG ATCCAGTTCTCAGTCTTTCTTCTCTGCACCTCCTGGTTCCACCCTTGAGGCTCCTGTCTGCTGCCATGTGGCAGGTGGCTCAGCAAAGAGATGTGAGGCACTATGAGAAGTTGGAGGAGTTTGTGACTCTGGTGACAGAGGCCATTCCAGAGCTGCTGAGCCACAGACATAGAGCTCAGCTCATTCTAGGTCTGAGAGCACGG TTGGTTCTGGAGCTGTGCCGAGGCCCTGCCGACCCTCAAACCATCCAACCTTACCTGGACAGCATGCCCACTGCTACTCCAGGATGCACAGGA TACAGAGACGCAGAGGTGGAAGCATCTGAATCAAATTTTGTGGTGCTTGTCCAATCACTGCTGAAGGACCCAATCGAGAGGGAGTGCTTCTTTCAG GAGGTGTTCCCGGAACAATATGGCCGACATTATGACACAGCGGTACAGACGTTAACATGGGAGTTCCTCTCCAGACTGGAACAACTGTTTCCAGTACCAGACCTCAAGCAG ACCGCGACATGGCTCAGCTCTGCCCCTTCAGTCCTGGAGGAGTGTATGCAGTCTACCCCAGAGAATCTGAACCTCATTCTCCAGCACCATAACAGTTTTGGACATTTAAAAGAACCTT ctgctctctcctcctccatgggCGAcagcatcctctcctctctgtccacccctaaAATGGTGGTCACCACTGAGCCGACCACTTTTGTCATCCGGTCAGAGTCGTCACATAACTCGACAGACGTGCTGGGCCCCATGTCTTTAGAGGACACTGATGCGGTAGTAGTAACAGTTTACACTGAAGTGGAGGTTGGAACAGAGGTGGAAGAAGAGATTGTAGAGACAATGAACGAGGAATACGTACCGTCAAACGCCTCTCCACTGCGGGAGGAGGTGGTTGAACTTAAAGCTGAGGATATGAATCTGGAGATGACAGTCGTTGAAGAATATGGCTACGTGGGGGAGGAGATGAGTGCAGCCGAGGAAGAGATGGACACAGTGAGTGTTCCGGTGGAGCAAGCAGATGAAGCCGTTAATATCAGTGAAGACATTGGAACTGGGACAGAGACTGTAGCAGTCAAAAAAGATGTCCAAGATGAGGTGGTGGCAGATCAGGACGGCCAATCGGAGACTGTGATTGTATGTGGGAACCAGGAAGGGAAGGACACGTCCCAAGTGGTCAACTTTCAAACCCAACAACCTGCGACGTCAAATGTGAGGCGGTCTACACGGCTGCAGTCGAAGACGCCAAGAACTTGGAGGAGGAAAAAGAACACTGAGAACAA GAACAACGGTGAGGCCTCAAGCATGGTTCATGTCAACTCACCCAGGGGAAGAGAAGCCG GTGGATCTGACAAGGTGACCCCCTTTACCTGCCCGAAGTGTGCCTACCACAGTGTGGAGGAAAAGAGCCTTCACCTCCACATGCAAAGCATTCACACAGAGGAGTACAACAAGCCCAATGTGTCTGGGAAAAACAGAGCAGCGGTTTCACCATGTCCTGACAACACTGGCCAGATATTCACATCAATCAAACCTCTCCTTTCTTCAAAAACTTTAATAACCGAAAACTCTGAGAATCAAACCGGTAATGCTGGGATTCCCACGAAAGCAAAAGGCTACCATAAGTCCCACACATGCGCCACGTGCGGTAGGCTCTTCACTCGCTCCTCCGATGTGAGGAGACACCAGCTCACCCACACGGGTGAGAGACCTTTCCACTGCTCTCAATGCGACAGGACCTTCCAGCATTCGTGGGACCTGACCAAGCATGAGAAGAAACATGGTGGGACATCCATCTCTTTCCCCTGCCAGCAGTGCGGGAGCTCCTTTGCCAACCTCCGCTCTCTGACAGCCCACCACAGAAGTTCCCACCTGGGCGAGAGCGACCTGCCCCACCTCTGCTCTATCTGTGGCAAGagcttcccctcctcctctgagTTGCTGGAGCACAGGAAGAGCCACGGGACCAGCCTCCAGTACATCTGCCAGCAGTGTGGAGAAAGCTTCCACTCCCTGCTGGCTCGCTCCCAACACCGGCAGACCCACCTGGTCAAGCGGCAGTTCAAATGCCCGCACTGCGACAAGAGCTATACGCGCAAAGCTGATGTGAAGAGGCACATGTTCTCCCACAGCGGCGAGCGACCGCACCAGTGCAACCAGTGTGGGAGATGCTTTTCCTTCCTCTTCCTGCTCAAGAAACACCAAATAGTTCACACGGGCGAGAGGCCTTTCCAGTGCTCCTACTGTCCCAAGAGGTTCACATTGATATCCATCCTGAGCAGACATGAGAGAATGCACACCGGGGAGAGACCCTTCCTctgctctcagtgtgggaagagctttctGTCCCAGGGGGAGCTGTCCAAGCACCACCGCTCCCACACTGATGAGAGACCGTACGCTTGCAATCAGTGTGACAAGAGGTTTAAGAGCAAAAAATCCCAACAGGAACATATCATCTCCCACACCGGCGTGCGCCCTTACCCTTGCTCTTACTGTGGGAAAGGATTCACCAAACCATACGCTCTGACCAGGCACCATCTCATACACACAGGGGAAAGACCATTCCCCTGCGTCCACTGTGGGAAGACATTTCTCACCCCCGCAGAGGTACAACTACACATCCGCATTCACACCGGGGAACGCCCTTACCCCTGCCCTGATTGTCAGCTGAAGTTTAGGAGTTCGTCAGACTTGGCACGACACAAACGCTTTCATACAGGGGTGCAGACATTTGTCTGTAACCAGTGTATGAAAAACTTTCCCACCTCGTCCAAACTGAAGAAACACATGGAGAACCACTCGGGGTCAGAGGCAGGCCAGAGCTCAGACTTTGGAGAAAATTCCAACCAAGCGTGA